A genomic stretch from Hemicordylus capensis ecotype Gifberg chromosome 1, rHemCap1.1.pri, whole genome shotgun sequence includes:
- the CILK1 gene encoding serine/threonine-protein kinase ICK isoform X1, translated as MPKDPIMNRYTTIKQLGDGTYGSVLLGRSIESGELIAIKRMKRKFYSWEECMNLREVKSLKKLNHANVVKLKEVIRENDNLYFVFEYMKENLYQLMKERNKLFPESTIRNIMYQILQGLAFIHKHGFFHRDLKPENLLCMGPELVKIADFGLAREIRSRPPYTDYVSTRWYRAPEVLLRSTNYSSPIDIWAIGCIMAEVYMLRPLFPGASEIDTIFKICQVLGTPKKNDWPEGYQLAGAMNFRWPQYVPNNLKTLIPNASSEAIQLMRDMLQWDPKKRPTASQALRYPYFQVGHALGTSRCVQELGKQQRDLPDKAQVHMKPIPPTQPPPKPQVLLSSRPFQPNQPSHPLIYPYKADSSTSDHIREDKPSQMVLPNIHSKMSQQKAAVVTEKTNDELKPKNRRRWGHITGMQKGSEEWEDLEDGDANSSLARTDFKNKGQSDEVLSRFESILDLKTSACIGTGNSAPSYLRQDTPTLQVSAAKQHYLKHSRYLPGISTRNNLVSNSSKDSTPPNPWPNSNLTGKALAVAESITRLNSNHTGSSGMTGACIPSFPNKEIGSAGQRVQLAPILDPSPQYVSLKAVRPHMWRPSFNIPMKSTPGFLPRPPPIQPVHGRIDWSSKYSFHR; from the exons TCCTTGAAGAAACTCAACCATGCCAATGTGGTGAAACTGAAAGAAGTTATCAGAGAAAATGATAATCTGTACTTTGTATTTGAATACATGAAGGAGAACCTTTATCAGTTAATGAAAGAAAG GAATAAATTGTTTCCAGAATCTACCATCAGAAATATTATGTATCAGATTCTTCAAGGGCTTGCATTTATTCATAAACATG GGTTCTTTCATAGAGACTTGAAACCTGAAAACCTCCTTTGCATGGGACCAGAACTTGTGAAAATAGCAGATTTTGGACTTGCACGGGAAATTAGGTCCAGGCCTCCCTACACAGACTATGTATCCACCAGATG GTACAGGGCTCCTGAAGTGCTCTTGAGATCCACCAACTATAGTTCTCCCATTGATATTTGGGCTATTGGTTGCATAATGGCAGAAGTTTACATGCTCAGGCCACTCTTTCCAGGTGCCAGTGAAATTGATACTATTTTCAAGATTTGCCAAGTACTGGGGACGCCAAAAAAG AATGACTGGCCTGAAGGTTACCAACTTGCAGGTGCCATGAACTTCCGGTGGCCTCAGTATGTACCAAATAACTTGAAGACTCTCATCCCTAATGCAAGCAGTGAGGCAATACAGCTCATGAGAGACATGCTGCAGTGGGACCCCAAAAAGCGGCCAACAGCAAGCCAG GCACTTCGATATCCTTACTTCCAGGTTGGCCATGCACTGGGCACCTCTCGCTGCGTTCAGGAGCTGGGAAAGCAACAGAGAGACCTTCCCGATAAAGCACAAGTTCACATGAAACCCATCCCGCCTACACAGCCTCCACCTAAACCACAAGTTCTCCTTTCATCCAGACCGTTCCAACCAAACCAGCCTTCCCACCCCTTGATATATCCATACAAAGCAGACTCCTCCACGAGTGACCATATAAGAGAGGACAAGCCTAGTCAGATGGTTTTGCCCAATATTCACAGCAAAATGTCTCAGCAG AAAGCAGCTGTTGTAACAGAGAAAACAAACGACGAACTCAAACCAAAGAACAGACGTAGATGGGGACATATTACTGGAATGCAAAAAGGTTCTgaggagtgggaggacttggAAGATGGTGATGCTAACTCTTCCCTTGCCagaactgattttaaaaacaaaggacAGAGTGACGAAGTTCTTTCTAG ATTTGAAAGTATTTTGGATCTGAAGACTTCTGCCTGCATAGGGACTGGCAACAGTGCACCTTCCTACCTTCGACAGGACACGCCAACATTACAAGTTTCTGCAGCCAAACAGCATTACTTGAAACATTCTAGGTATTTACCTG GAATAAGTACAAGGAATAATTTAGTCTCCAATTCAAGCAAAGATTCCACCCCACCTAATCCGTGGCCCAATTCTAATTTGACTGGAAAGGCATTGGCAGTAGCAGAAAGCATCACAAGGCTGAACTCCA ACCACACAGGATCAAGTGGGATGACAGGTGCTTGCATCCCTTCCTTTCCGAACAAAGAAATAGGCTCTGCGGGCCAGAGAGTTCAATTAGCTCCAATTCTTGATCCATCTCCTC AGTACGTTTCTCTAAAGGCTGTCAGACCTCATATGTGGAGGCCATCATTTAATATACCTATGAAAAGCACACCAGGGTTCCTGCCACGCCCACCTCCAATTCAGCCAGTCCATGGACGAATTGACTGGTCTTCAAAATACAGTTTTCATCGGTGA
- the CILK1 gene encoding serine/threonine-protein kinase ICK isoform X4: MYQILQGLAFIHKHGFFHRDLKPENLLCMGPELVKIADFGLAREIRSRPPYTDYVSTRWYRAPEVLLRSTNYSSPIDIWAIGCIMAEVYMLRPLFPGASEIDTIFKICQVLGTPKKNDWPEGYQLAGAMNFRWPQYVPNNLKTLIPNASSEAIQLMRDMLQWDPKKRPTASQALRYPYFQVGHALGTSRCVQELGKQQRDLPDKAQVHMKPIPPTQPPPKPQVLLSSRPFQPNQPSHPLIYPYKADSSTSDHIREDKPSQMVLPNIHSKMSQQKAAVVTEKTNDELKPKNRRRWGHITGMQKGSEEWEDLEDGDANSSLARTDFKNKGQSDEVLSRFESILDLKTSACIGTGNSAPSYLRQDTPTLQVSAAKQHYLKHSRYLPGISTRNNLVSNSSKDSTPPNPWPNSNLTGKALAVAESITRLNSNHTGSSGMTGACIPSFPNKEIGSAGQRVQLAPILDPSPQYVSLKAVRPHMWRPSFNIPMKSTPGFLPRPPPIQPVHGRIDWSSKYSFHR, translated from the exons ATGTATCAGATTCTTCAAGGGCTTGCATTTATTCATAAACATG GGTTCTTTCATAGAGACTTGAAACCTGAAAACCTCCTTTGCATGGGACCAGAACTTGTGAAAATAGCAGATTTTGGACTTGCACGGGAAATTAGGTCCAGGCCTCCCTACACAGACTATGTATCCACCAGATG GTACAGGGCTCCTGAAGTGCTCTTGAGATCCACCAACTATAGTTCTCCCATTGATATTTGGGCTATTGGTTGCATAATGGCAGAAGTTTACATGCTCAGGCCACTCTTTCCAGGTGCCAGTGAAATTGATACTATTTTCAAGATTTGCCAAGTACTGGGGACGCCAAAAAAG AATGACTGGCCTGAAGGTTACCAACTTGCAGGTGCCATGAACTTCCGGTGGCCTCAGTATGTACCAAATAACTTGAAGACTCTCATCCCTAATGCAAGCAGTGAGGCAATACAGCTCATGAGAGACATGCTGCAGTGGGACCCCAAAAAGCGGCCAACAGCAAGCCAG GCACTTCGATATCCTTACTTCCAGGTTGGCCATGCACTGGGCACCTCTCGCTGCGTTCAGGAGCTGGGAAAGCAACAGAGAGACCTTCCCGATAAAGCACAAGTTCACATGAAACCCATCCCGCCTACACAGCCTCCACCTAAACCACAAGTTCTCCTTTCATCCAGACCGTTCCAACCAAACCAGCCTTCCCACCCCTTGATATATCCATACAAAGCAGACTCCTCCACGAGTGACCATATAAGAGAGGACAAGCCTAGTCAGATGGTTTTGCCCAATATTCACAGCAAAATGTCTCAGCAG AAAGCAGCTGTTGTAACAGAGAAAACAAACGACGAACTCAAACCAAAGAACAGACGTAGATGGGGACATATTACTGGAATGCAAAAAGGTTCTgaggagtgggaggacttggAAGATGGTGATGCTAACTCTTCCCTTGCCagaactgattttaaaaacaaaggacAGAGTGACGAAGTTCTTTCTAG ATTTGAAAGTATTTTGGATCTGAAGACTTCTGCCTGCATAGGGACTGGCAACAGTGCACCTTCCTACCTTCGACAGGACACGCCAACATTACAAGTTTCTGCAGCCAAACAGCATTACTTGAAACATTCTAGGTATTTACCTG GAATAAGTACAAGGAATAATTTAGTCTCCAATTCAAGCAAAGATTCCACCCCACCTAATCCGTGGCCCAATTCTAATTTGACTGGAAAGGCATTGGCAGTAGCAGAAAGCATCACAAGGCTGAACTCCA ACCACACAGGATCAAGTGGGATGACAGGTGCTTGCATCCCTTCCTTTCCGAACAAAGAAATAGGCTCTGCGGGCCAGAGAGTTCAATTAGCTCCAATTCTTGATCCATCTCCTC AGTACGTTTCTCTAAAGGCTGTCAGACCTCATATGTGGAGGCCATCATTTAATATACCTATGAAAAGCACACCAGGGTTCCTGCCACGCCCACCTCCAATTCAGCCAGTCCATGGACGAATTGACTGGTCTTCAAAATACAGTTTTCATCGGTGA
- the CILK1 gene encoding serine/threonine-protein kinase ICK isoform X2 translates to MPKDPIMNRYTTIKQLGDGTYGSVLLGRSIESGELIAIKRMKRKFYSWEECMNLREVKSLKKLNHANVVKLKEVIRENDNLYFVFEYMKENLYQLMKERNKLFPESTIRNIMYQILQGLAFIHKHGFFHRDLKPENLLCMGPELVKIADFGLAREIRSRPPYTDYVSTRWYRAPEVLLRSTNYSSPIDIWAIGCIMAEVYMLRPLFPGASEIDTIFKICQVLGTPKKNDWPEGYQLAGAMNFRWPQYVPNNLKTLIPNASSEAIQLMRDMLQWDPKKRPTASQALRYPYFQVGHALGTSRCVQELGKQQRDLPDKAQVHMKPIPPTQPPPKPQVLLSSRPFQPNQPSHPLIYPYKADSSTSDHIREDKPSQMVLPNIHSKMSQQKAAVVTEKTNDELKPKNRRRWGHITGMQKGSEEWEDLEDGDANSSLARTDFKNKGQSDEVLSRFESILDLKTSACIGTGNSAPSYLRQDTPTLQVSAAKQHYLKHSRYLPDHTGSSGMTGACIPSFPNKEIGSAGQRVQLAPILDPSPQYVSLKAVRPHMWRPSFNIPMKSTPGFLPRPPPIQPVHGRIDWSSKYSFHR, encoded by the exons TCCTTGAAGAAACTCAACCATGCCAATGTGGTGAAACTGAAAGAAGTTATCAGAGAAAATGATAATCTGTACTTTGTATTTGAATACATGAAGGAGAACCTTTATCAGTTAATGAAAGAAAG GAATAAATTGTTTCCAGAATCTACCATCAGAAATATTATGTATCAGATTCTTCAAGGGCTTGCATTTATTCATAAACATG GGTTCTTTCATAGAGACTTGAAACCTGAAAACCTCCTTTGCATGGGACCAGAACTTGTGAAAATAGCAGATTTTGGACTTGCACGGGAAATTAGGTCCAGGCCTCCCTACACAGACTATGTATCCACCAGATG GTACAGGGCTCCTGAAGTGCTCTTGAGATCCACCAACTATAGTTCTCCCATTGATATTTGGGCTATTGGTTGCATAATGGCAGAAGTTTACATGCTCAGGCCACTCTTTCCAGGTGCCAGTGAAATTGATACTATTTTCAAGATTTGCCAAGTACTGGGGACGCCAAAAAAG AATGACTGGCCTGAAGGTTACCAACTTGCAGGTGCCATGAACTTCCGGTGGCCTCAGTATGTACCAAATAACTTGAAGACTCTCATCCCTAATGCAAGCAGTGAGGCAATACAGCTCATGAGAGACATGCTGCAGTGGGACCCCAAAAAGCGGCCAACAGCAAGCCAG GCACTTCGATATCCTTACTTCCAGGTTGGCCATGCACTGGGCACCTCTCGCTGCGTTCAGGAGCTGGGAAAGCAACAGAGAGACCTTCCCGATAAAGCACAAGTTCACATGAAACCCATCCCGCCTACACAGCCTCCACCTAAACCACAAGTTCTCCTTTCATCCAGACCGTTCCAACCAAACCAGCCTTCCCACCCCTTGATATATCCATACAAAGCAGACTCCTCCACGAGTGACCATATAAGAGAGGACAAGCCTAGTCAGATGGTTTTGCCCAATATTCACAGCAAAATGTCTCAGCAG AAAGCAGCTGTTGTAACAGAGAAAACAAACGACGAACTCAAACCAAAGAACAGACGTAGATGGGGACATATTACTGGAATGCAAAAAGGTTCTgaggagtgggaggacttggAAGATGGTGATGCTAACTCTTCCCTTGCCagaactgattttaaaaacaaaggacAGAGTGACGAAGTTCTTTCTAG ATTTGAAAGTATTTTGGATCTGAAGACTTCTGCCTGCATAGGGACTGGCAACAGTGCACCTTCCTACCTTCGACAGGACACGCCAACATTACAAGTTTCTGCAGCCAAACAGCATTACTTGAAACATTCTAGGTATTTACCTG ACCACACAGGATCAAGTGGGATGACAGGTGCTTGCATCCCTTCCTTTCCGAACAAAGAAATAGGCTCTGCGGGCCAGAGAGTTCAATTAGCTCCAATTCTTGATCCATCTCCTC AGTACGTTTCTCTAAAGGCTGTCAGACCTCATATGTGGAGGCCATCATTTAATATACCTATGAAAAGCACACCAGGGTTCCTGCCACGCCCACCTCCAATTCAGCCAGTCCATGGACGAATTGACTGGTCTTCAAAATACAGTTTTCATCGGTGA
- the CILK1 gene encoding serine/threonine-protein kinase ICK isoform X3 produces the protein MPKDPIMNRYTTIKQLGDGTYGSVLLGRSIESGELIAIKRMKRKFYSWEECMNLREVKSLKKLNHANVVKLKEVIRENDNLYFVFEYMKENLYQLMKERNKLFPESTIRNIMYQILQGLAFIHKHGFFHRDLKPENLLCMGPELVKIADFGLAREIRSRPPYTDYVSTRWYRAPEVLLRSTNYSSPIDIWAIGCIMAEVYMLRPLFPGASEIDTIFKICQVLGTPKKNDWPEGYQLAGAMNFRWPQYVPNNLKTLIPNASSEAIQLMRDMLQWDPKKRPTASQALRYPYFQVGHALGTSRCVQELGKQQRDLPDKAQVHMKPIPPTQPPPKPQVLLSSRPFQPNQPSHPLIYPYKADSSTSDHIREDKPSQMVLPNIHSKMSQQKAAVVTEKTNDELKPKNRRRWGHITGMQKGSEEWEDLEDGDANSSLARTDFKNKGQSDEVLSRFESILDLKTSACIGTGNSAPSYLRQDTPTLQVSAAKQHYLKHSRYLPGISTRNNLVSNSSKDSTPPNPWPNSNLTGKALAVAESITRLNSSVRQESCLEMPRMNPGTCCMQSRCSAPELWSLRYPVQHVC, from the exons TCCTTGAAGAAACTCAACCATGCCAATGTGGTGAAACTGAAAGAAGTTATCAGAGAAAATGATAATCTGTACTTTGTATTTGAATACATGAAGGAGAACCTTTATCAGTTAATGAAAGAAAG GAATAAATTGTTTCCAGAATCTACCATCAGAAATATTATGTATCAGATTCTTCAAGGGCTTGCATTTATTCATAAACATG GGTTCTTTCATAGAGACTTGAAACCTGAAAACCTCCTTTGCATGGGACCAGAACTTGTGAAAATAGCAGATTTTGGACTTGCACGGGAAATTAGGTCCAGGCCTCCCTACACAGACTATGTATCCACCAGATG GTACAGGGCTCCTGAAGTGCTCTTGAGATCCACCAACTATAGTTCTCCCATTGATATTTGGGCTATTGGTTGCATAATGGCAGAAGTTTACATGCTCAGGCCACTCTTTCCAGGTGCCAGTGAAATTGATACTATTTTCAAGATTTGCCAAGTACTGGGGACGCCAAAAAAG AATGACTGGCCTGAAGGTTACCAACTTGCAGGTGCCATGAACTTCCGGTGGCCTCAGTATGTACCAAATAACTTGAAGACTCTCATCCCTAATGCAAGCAGTGAGGCAATACAGCTCATGAGAGACATGCTGCAGTGGGACCCCAAAAAGCGGCCAACAGCAAGCCAG GCACTTCGATATCCTTACTTCCAGGTTGGCCATGCACTGGGCACCTCTCGCTGCGTTCAGGAGCTGGGAAAGCAACAGAGAGACCTTCCCGATAAAGCACAAGTTCACATGAAACCCATCCCGCCTACACAGCCTCCACCTAAACCACAAGTTCTCCTTTCATCCAGACCGTTCCAACCAAACCAGCCTTCCCACCCCTTGATATATCCATACAAAGCAGACTCCTCCACGAGTGACCATATAAGAGAGGACAAGCCTAGTCAGATGGTTTTGCCCAATATTCACAGCAAAATGTCTCAGCAG AAAGCAGCTGTTGTAACAGAGAAAACAAACGACGAACTCAAACCAAAGAACAGACGTAGATGGGGACATATTACTGGAATGCAAAAAGGTTCTgaggagtgggaggacttggAAGATGGTGATGCTAACTCTTCCCTTGCCagaactgattttaaaaacaaaggacAGAGTGACGAAGTTCTTTCTAG ATTTGAAAGTATTTTGGATCTGAAGACTTCTGCCTGCATAGGGACTGGCAACAGTGCACCTTCCTACCTTCGACAGGACACGCCAACATTACAAGTTTCTGCAGCCAAACAGCATTACTTGAAACATTCTAGGTATTTACCTG GAATAAGTACAAGGAATAATTTAGTCTCCAATTCAAGCAAAGATTCCACCCCACCTAATCCGTGGCCCAATTCTAATTTGACTGGAAAGGCATTGGCAGTAGCAGAAAGCATCACAAGGCTGAACTCCA GTGTCAGGCAAGAGTcttgtctggagatgccaaggatgaaTCCTGGCacatgctgcatgcaaagcagatgctctgcccctgagctatggtCCCTGCGTTACCCTGTGCAGCACGTCTGCTGA